One window of the Lycorma delicatula isolate Av1 chromosome 3, ASM4794821v1, whole genome shotgun sequence genome contains the following:
- the LOC142321275 gene encoding uncharacterized protein LOC142321275 produces KTERERDIERERQRDSRQTEREREREDRQKERQRDSDREREGKRKTATESQTERETEIQSERERLTERVCEKHRDKEKREREKTRDSDRERERQRTEIGRERDKE; encoded by the exons aagacagagagagagagagatatagagagagagagacaaagagaCA gcagacagacagagagagagagagagagagaagatagacag AAAGAAAGACAGAGAGACAGCGATAGAGAGAGAGAAGGAAAGAGAAAGACAGCGACAGAGTCACAGAcggagagagagacagagatacAGAGTGAGCGAGAGAGATTGACAGAGCGAGTCTGTGAAAAACATAGAGAcaaagagaagagagagagagagaaaacgaGAGACAGTgatagggagagagagagacaaaga acagagatagggagagagagagacaaagagtga